The nucleotide sequence gtttcctgatccgggaggtaagaaatgggatcccgtggaagtttactgagaatggattgataatttgcatgcttattgagttcactgggatttactcctctgcaatcatgcataggaaaggtaaaactgaccataggggtggaggagggggagggggagtggattcctgcatttagcagggggctggacttgaaggccttataggccccttccaactctactattctatgattctagcagagggaaggagaaagggaagggagaagggagccgaaggggggagtggaaggaggtgattggaggtggagggacaaaggaagggggaggggaggtttatggcaaccctgtgaatcagtgatctccaagagcatctgtcatgaaccaccctgttcagatcttgtaagttcaggtctgtggcttccttgatggaatcaatccatctcttgtttggtcttcctctgtttctactcccttctgtttttcccagcattattatcttttctagtgaatcatgtcttctcatgatgtgtccaaagtaggataacctcagtttcatcattttagcttccagtaaCAGttttggtttcatttgttctaacacccaattatttgtctttttcgcagtccatgctatgaacataagaacataagaagagcctgctggatcaggccagtggcccatctagtccagcatcctgttctcacagtggccaaccaggtgcctgggggaagcccgcaagcaggacccgagtgcaagaacactctcccctcctgaggcttccggcaactggttttcagaagcatgctgcctctgactagggtggcacagcacagccatcacggctagtagccattgatagccctgtcctccatgaattcgtctaatcttcttttaaagccgtccaagctggtggccattactgcatcttgtgggagcaaattccatcgtttaactatgcactgagtaaagaagtacttccttttgtctgtcctgaatcttccaacattcagcttctttgaatgtccacgagttctagaattatgagagagggagaagaacttttctctatccactttctcaatgccatgcataattttatacacttctatcatgtctcctctgacccgccttttctgtaaactaaaaagcctcaaatgctgcaacctttcctcgtaagggagtcgctccatccccttgatcattctggttgccctcttctgagagcacaaagctctcctccagcaccgcatttcaaatgagttgattatactcttatcagcttttttcactgtccaactttcacatccatacatagaaatcggaaataccatggtctgaatgatcctgactttagtgttcagtgataatctttgcatttgaggaccttttctagttctctcatagttgccctccccagtcccagccttcttctgattttttgactattgtccccattttggttaatgactttgccgacgtattgataatccttgaaatcttctgttgtcatcactttagtctttttgatgttcagctgtgggcctgcttttgtgctttcctcttgaactttcatcagcattcctttcaaatcattacttgtttctgctggtagtatggtagaCATGCAGTCTTAAATTatcgatatttctccctcccattttcacacctccttcatcttggtccaatccctctttccatatttgttctgtgtatagattaaataaatagggtgataaaatacagccctgtctcacaccctttccaattgtgaactagtcggtttctccatattctgtccttacagtagcctcttgtccagagtataggttccgccctgttcagatcttgtaagttcaagtctgtggcttcctttatggaatcaatccatctcttgtttggccttcctctttttctactcccttctgtttttcccagcactattgtcttttctagtgaatcatgtcttctcatgatgtgtccaaagtatgataacctcatttcatcattttagcttctattgacagttctggtttaatttgttcaaacacacaattatttgtctttttcacagtccaaagctctcctccaacatcacatttcaaatgttgattttttctcttatcagcttttttcactgtccaactttcacatccatacatagaaatcgggaataccacgggaatgatcctgactttggtgttcagtgatacatctttgcatttgaggaccttttccatagtttttcataatctacacaatcaaaggttttgctataatctataaagcacagtgtgatttccttctgaaattccttgctccgttctattatctaatgtatgtttgcaatatgatctctggtacctcttccctttctaaatccagcttggatgtctggcatttctcgctccatatatggtaagagcctttcttatggaatcttgagtattactttacttgcatgggatattaaggcaatagttagataattactgcattccttgggatcccctttttttggaattgggatgtatacagtactgaacgcttccagtctgtggtccattatttagttttccctATGTCTTGACagatctttgtcaaaatttggacagattcagtctcagtagcttgtagcaaccctattgttacgccatctgttcctggtgattgtttcttccaagtattttaagagcagctttcacctcacattctaacatttctgggtcTTCatcatctgtgtctgtgttagaattgcttttaatatctcttttaatattttaaccctttttaaaagatgtttttaaagtttttaaaatgtttttaacttgttttaatatgttttaaggactttttatgatgttttaaagtgtttttagtgtttctgtttgccgccctgggctcctgctggaaggaaggtcagggtacaaataaaataaaaaaataaatattatgattcctccatgaatgaatctgtcatccttgcatctcttttatagagttcttcagtgtattgcttccatcttccttttattttatctcagtcagtcagtgtgttcccctgttcattattcaacatccctaccctttgtctaaatttccatttaatttctttctgtacttttgcataaaatctctcaatttcctcttcttctgtatttgccattGCAGCATAGACTTATATGATGGTTATATTGATAGGTTTtctattaaatctcattgatatcactcactcaaacTTTTCatgatagctcctaattgcttttgctacatcgcctcactattagagcaaccccatttcttcttaatttatcatttctgttgctggtgctaaattagtttaagcagcacagcagagagtaacagcagtctgaaatgcgagtgtgccagcgtgtgtgtgtgtttatgtaagaaagcaggcttttaccgtGCATTAGCATCAGTGAgactttagtaaaataagaaacactactttatttatacatagtagatagaaaggcatacctagttctaactaactaactaaattggaggtgcaatacccaggcgtgggaattgccctcatggctaggagagacaGAGCAGAGACAAACGTGTCTCCTCTCTTGGAgaagaaaagagaggaaagggcagaaggaggagaggcagatcAGCTTccttaagcatatcagtctgtgatggaaggaagtcagccagagcatcacaggtaaaggtaatctagcctctccatctggaggaccctagctctagcTCCCTCCTGGAGcataaagaaaagaacaaaacaggagtcgctcttccccacttccaacagatatCAGAGTTGCCAACAAGAAAATGTTTTTTCCCAGGAGACCCACATGCCAAATCCACCAGATTCTGACCTCAAcccactgaaaaatggaaattaactgccttcaagttgacagttaaactctgatatcaatcaacagagctcccagaaatatgttttcaaactataaatcataatatattcacaggatttctccacagcattttatgattattattattatttattacacttttataccacccgactagcaaaaactctctgggcggtgaacaacaaagaatatagtaaaatacacagtataatacaataaaaacataacatataacaataaacaatcaaaaatcagttacaacaaaaagaaatcaataacttaagttaaaaatgcattgggaaagaggaaggttttaacctggcgccgaaaggatagcagtgtcggcgccaggcgcacctcctcggagaaactgttccacagttcgggggccaccactgagaaggccctagatcttgtcatcaccctccgggcctccctatgagtcggaacccggaggagggccttcttagcagaacgtagtgaacgggcgggttcgtatcgggagaggcgttccgacagatagcatggtcccgtgccgtataaggctttataggttaataccaacactttgaatctggcccggaagcatattggtagccagtgcaagcgtgccagaacaggtgttatgtgctcggaccgcttggtccttgtcagcaatctggcggctgcattttgcacgagctgcagcttccgaactgtcttcaaaggcagcccaacgtagagcgcattgcagtaatccaaacgcgaggttaccagagcatgtaccaccgatgtaaggtcctcctgactcagatagggacatagctgggctatcacctttccttttcattccatcaggatacatctcaggggtcaaggctgagggagaaccatctgaagaaacactggaaaaagctgaggagcaggtgcaggagcagaaactgaggagtcaagatggagcaaagagacaagaggagcgACAGacgcacacaggggacaaacctcatacatgcttggagtgtggaaagagcttcagtcggagtgacagccttacttcacatcaaagaactcacacgggagacaaaccttataaatgcttcgagtgtggcaagagcttcagtcacagtagctcccttacttcgcatcaaagaactcacacaggggacaaaccttatacatgcttggagtgtggaaagagcttcagtgacagtagtgcCTTTAGTAAACAtagaagaactcacacaggggacaaaccttataaatgcttcgagtgtggcaagagcttcagtcacagtaactcccttactttgcatcacagaactcacacaggagacaaaccttatacatgcttggagtgtggaaagagcttcagtcagagtagccaacttacttcgcatcaaagaactcacacaggggacaaaccttataaatgcttcgagtgtggcaagagcttcagtcacagtagctcccttactttgcatcacagaactcacacaggagacaaaccttataaatgcttggagtgtagaaagagtttcagtcggtgGAGCACCCTTAGTACacatgaaagaactcatacaggggaaaaactctataaatgcttggagtgtggaaagaccttcagtcagagtggccaccttactttgcatcaaagaactcacacaagggacaaaccttatacgtgcttcaagtgtggaaagagcttcagtcgtaGTAGCTCCCTTAAGGTGCATCAAataactcacacaggggacaaaccttatacatgctcagagtgtggaaagagcttcagttggagtagcGACCTTAGGACacatgaaagaactcatacaggggaaaaaccctataaatgcttggagtgtggaaagaccttcagtcggagtgaccaccttactttgcatcaaagaactcacacaggggacaaaccttatacatgctcggagtgtggaaagagctttagtcagaatagcaaccttactttgcatcaaagaactcacacaggagacaaaccttataaatgcttcaaatgtggaaaaagcttcagctgTGGTAGCGCCCTtacggtgcatcaaagaactcacacaggggacagaccttatcaatgcttggagtgtggaaagagcttcagtcagagtggctaccttacttcgcatcacagaactcacacagggaacaaaccttatcaatgcttggagtgtggaaaaagcttcagtcagagtggcgaccttacttcgcatcaaagaactcacacagggaacagaccttataaatgcttggagtgtggaaagagcttcagtcagagtagcactcttacttcgcatcaaagatgtcacacaggggacaaaccttataaatgttttgagtgtggaaagagcttcagtcggagtagcactCTTACTTTGCAtcgaagaattcacacaggggacaaaccttataaatgcttggagtgtgggaagagcttcaattGTAGCAGCCAACTTAtgttgcatcacagaactcatacgggggacaaaccttataaatgcttggagtgtggaaagagcttcaggtggagtagtgcCTTTACACAACATCAAAGATCTCAcatgggacaaaccttataaatgattGTAGTGCAAaaaaagcttcagtcagagtggccaccttactttacatcacagaactcatacaggggacaaaccttatcaatgcttggagtgtggaaagagcttcagtgacagaagcacccttactttgcatctcAGAacacatacaggggacaaaccttatgcatgcttggaatgtggaaagagctttagtcagagtgccaaccttactttgcatcaaagaagtcacagagGGGAcagaccttataaatgcttcaaatgtggaaagaccttccaTAAGAGTAGCCACCTTACATCAAAAATGTCACACGGGAAAAAGCTTATAAATGtttgaagtgtggaaagagcttcatgtgGAATAGCCGCTTTACtgcgcatcaaagaactcacacgggagacaaaccttataaatgctttagtgtggaaaaagcttcagtgacagtagcacccttaatttgcatcaaagatgtcacaaggggacaaaccttataaatgctcggagtgtggaaagagcttcagtcagagtggccaccttactttgcatcacagaacacaTGCAGGGAAGAAACCTTATACCTGCTTGTAGTGTTGAAAGACCTTTCGTCACAATGGCTACCTTCAGGCACATCAAAGGATCCATTTAAGGAAAGAGAtgtataaatgctttgaatgtggaaaaagctttaatCGGAGTTCAAGTCTTTCTGTGCATCAAAGGATCCATATGGGGAAGCCAGGCTACCAACAGGATTTTTATGGGGAGTTTCAGACCCCCAACAATCTTCTTTTCTTAGCTTAACCACAGACTATTCCACTTCCCTTCACCTGCTATTTTGGTGGCGTGTcagtttttgctttgcagagacaGAGAGGTTTTAGTTTTCCAGAGATGGGTGACTCCAGTTTTTCCCCATCATATCCCTCTGTCAGTTTCTAGCTGCCAAATTCAATATTCAATTAATGACATTTCATGCATTACTTCATCTACTTCCTGTAGATCCTCCCCCTCTGTCATTGTTACCTCCATGTGCATCATTCAAACATCAGTTTTTGTGAAGGGGTTAGTAATCTTTGTCACACAGTGTCTAATGCAACATAACTATTGCCCCCTTACGTCCTTTTGTGTGTCTCCGGGCTAGATCAGCCCCATGGTTCTCTAGTGAGCTGTTAACCATGAAGCGCACTTATAGGGGTTTAGAGCGCAGCTGGCAGAAGACTCGGAGCTTATCTGACCAACTTTGTGTTAAGAGATTTTCAAAGACTTATGTGGCATCTAGGCGTGCGGCACAAAGAACTTTTTTTTCGGTTGCCATCTCTTTAGCTGACAACCAACCAAAAGAGCTGTATCGGGTGGTCA is from Rhineura floridana isolate rRhiFlo1 chromosome 3, rRhiFlo1.hap2, whole genome shotgun sequence and encodes:
- the LOC133381923 gene encoding zinc finger protein 420-like, which produces MLASGVARREPRKKGYISGVKAEGEPSEETLEKAEEQVQEQKLRSQDGAKRQEERQTHTGDKPHTCLECGKSFSRSDSLTSHQRTHTGDKPYKCFECGKSFSHSSSLTSHQRTHTGDKPYTCLECGKSFSDSSAFSKHRRTHTGDKPYKCFECGKSFSHSNSLTLHHRTHTGDKPYTCLECGKSFSQSSQLTSHQRTHTGDKPYKCFECGKSFSHSSSLTLHHRTHTGDKPYKCLECRKSFSRWSTLSTHERTHTGEKLYKCLECGKTFSQSGHLTLHQRTHTRDKPYTCFKCGKSFSRSSSLKVHQITHTGDKPYTCSECGKSFSWSSDLRTHERTHTGEKPYKCLECGKTFSRSDHLTLHQRTHTGDKPYTCSECGKSFSQNSNLTLHQRTHTGDKPYKCFKCGKSFSCGSALTVHQRTHTGDRPYQCLECGKSFSQSGYLTSHHRTHTGNKPYQCLECGKSFSQSGDLTSHQRTHTGNRPYKCLECGKSFSQSSTLTSHQRCHTGDKPYKCFECGKSFSRSSTLTLHRRIHTGDKPYKCLECGKSFNCSSQLMLHHRTHTGDKPYKCLECGKSFRWSSAFTQHQRSHMGQTL